The Ipomoea triloba cultivar NCNSP0323 chromosome 13, ASM357664v1 genomic interval caatattcatattttaaaatgttagaGTGCATTATCCCAAATACGTTTTATTTGAATgttttagaaaaaatataatttttcttacaaaaatcaTTCATTTTATTCTTTATCTTCATTGGTTACTTATAGGCAAACGATTGTTCCTCAAGCTTTGTTACTCTGAATAACCTCATAAATAATCGCTGGCTAATCCATGCAATCCTACGAGAACTTGTTCAAAAAATTAGAGGAAAACATGGGCAATATTAAACAGGCAATTGAATAACCAATCACcaaatctttctttcttttttttgcaCAACACAATTTAATAagtttttagttgtttttttttatgttttatttacttgtattcttttgttttaagaCTTGTCCTAAATGGATATGTAAGTATCAAAGTCCGGTacattttaaagaatttttagcTTTTTGACTTATGAgatttcatttctttctcaacaaTAGTTAGAGGTCTTGTTGGGTTATCGTCCAAATACTTTGCTCACTTACAAGCTATCGTAGAGTTTGTTAAAGCATTTCGTGAGATTTATCTCAATCAACTTAAAGATAAGATATTTTTGTTTTCGTCTGGATTGGTGAGTGTTAAGGTGGTATGGCATAGTGTTGGGTCTTGTTGAGTTAATTTATATGAATTGGTATGAATTGTTAACAATtactataatataattctttattATCATTCCAAAATAGttgcattatattatacatcTGTAATAAAAAATAGTCTTATAACACAACTACAAGTAAGTGCAATCAAAATATTTGTGTAAcccaataaaatttgaacaacctatatattaatttaatcacCTTGTTCTTGAGTTGGCTCTTTTTAGCCACCATACCCACGGTCCAAACTCACAACTCCTCAATCCAACTGCTTCTCACTTAAAGCATGCAGCCCCAACAGGGtcattttgagatttttttttggtggggttTTGGATGAGATAGATAGAGGAAAGAGAGTGTAGGAGATGCGCTGTGATGTTGTTGCAGAAGAGCGGAATTTTTTGTAGGGTTCAtccataattaaaaatacacatcGAATCTAGTTGGTATGTGTTAGGAATTGGGCGGtcactaacttttttttttttcttttctttctcactttttttggaccaatatgtttataaaaaatttaaacaatattGGAGATCGATGCTCTTAAGCTAATTTGTATACTAATCTCATTTTCCCAACATATCTAACCCCATCAAATATAACTTTTCGTAACAAATTCGAGGAACCTGAGAACAATTTAGTAACATGCAATAGCAATAAAAGGGGACAATGTGTGTTTTTTACCATAATCTTTGCATACCACATTGTCAAATCTCTGGTCCAGCAAGTCAACATAATCAATTGCACCAAAGAATCAACTTTTTGAAGATGCACGTGACAATGTTTATGGTGGCAGCatcaccaaaaaagaaaaatgcctTCCCCATTTTCTAAAGGAATAATTATTGTTCCTACAAATCCTCAAATCAAAGAATGGTCCATCCTGCATGCTTCATTGCACACCACTGCCAATGTGCCGACCACTCGAAGCTATCTACTAATCCGTCCTTCATTACAATATAGTCATTATCGCTCGAAAAGATAACCTAGTAGGTGGAGTATATAGTTCTTATATTAAAGGATTATActtttgattttctttcaaCGTAGCCTGGGGTCTTTTTCAATACTACTATTTATCTTTCTTTCTTGTGATTTATGAACTATTGTAAATTTATCTAATGTACATCACAAATAATGGTCACAAATTTCtttcataactatatatattcgAGAACATCTCCCTTGTAAAAAGTGTGAATATATCCACACACTTTATCGTGATAAATCAAAAGCTATGATTTTACCGTTACTAAATattcaagtttgcaataattataaaatgaatcacgcgtttaaaaattttcaatacataaaaaaattgacctcacattttttttttggttaaaaccCTCAACCATTGATGAATCTCGATAGGCGGATAAGATCAGTTCTCAATTTTTACAAGAGGGCCCTATTCTTATTTGATACAGTCCATAATctgaactctctctctctcaatatatatatatatatatatatatatatatatatattcgaattcATATGAGAACACCCCCAACATAAAAATTATGGACAAATCTGAACTCTCTATTAATTAGAATATGTTAGAATATGTGTGTGACTGtgattttaattatgatttttattttgttttttagttctGGTAATTTTTAAAGGGGTAATTTGGATGTTATGgatgttttaaatatttatagtatGATGTTATGGATGTTATGAACATATTTGAACCCTCTATTGACTTAATTCCAACAGTAAAAGGTAATACCTTCAGGAGTATTAGGGCATGTGGATAAGCCCCCTTGGGCACCGACCTGAGCCTGTGTATGGATTCCAAGTGCCCTGCATGCCGCAAGACCGGAACCTGCTCCCCCGACTCCAATATAAATACCACATTTATTGCTAGAGAGGGAGGGGGtgggacttttggctatttctatATGCTAACTGTGAGCTCGAGAAACTCTGATCCACTGTCATGTATTCCGAACTTTCTAACTTAAACCAACAAGTAGATCACAAAATGATCGAGGCCTAGACTGATTTAGTACCTCGCACGTATTCGTAGTAAGCTCCATATTTACTACATCATTTTGGCGTCGTCTGTTGGGACCGATACGTAGCAAGCCATTCATTTGCTGCTACCGATCTCTAAGCAATGTATCCATATCTCGACTTTTTTAACAAGCAAGAGGTGGAGGATAGATGTTTGAACCTCTAGTCTCACCTCAGCCGTTATGGATACACTAAGCTATTCCATACTTAGACTCTTAGACCACATCAAAATGTAACTAAGGCATTTCACTAAACATCTAGCCTACGCCTCCTCCCAAACCTTACCCTCTCGGATAGAAGGATGAGAAATGCAAATATGTAAGACTCTGTGAAATTGCAATCTCTTGCCAATTCCACTCTCTCATACTCCTCACTCATCACGGTCGTCAATGAGGAAATGATCAACACACAACACCATTCACAACAAAAGTGACAGAGTAATTGGGCAACAACACCCGATCCACAAGCATTAACCCAAAGAAGACAAACGGCCACCAGTTATGCAAATGCTACACATTGAAGAGGAGAGTTATTATCAATGGCTCCACTACCGTACAATTGAATGCTCACCATTATACTGTCCGTTACAACTCATAGAAGAAGAGTCTTTGCACTTGGAGTATAAGTGGTGGCATGTTGTAGACTGAGGGGGACACTTTGTTTATCACAATCAACAGTATTGTACTGACACTAAAACTACTCACTGTaccatcttacttcaataatactcagattacattCCGGTAACAATACTTACCGTCAAAAAGCATTCTAAGACATAATTGCACACATCTCATCTCAACAACATTGAAAGATCAAGCATGCATAATCTATAGTTCATCAAATCCACTCCTAGGTAATCTAGCCACTAATCATCATGAATTGAAAGCACAAATGTAGGAAATCAAATCTAGCAATATAGAATATGTAAACGAGAAATCAAAATATGAAATTACAGATGAATTAAGAACTGTTACAAAACTTGAATTCACAATTGCAATCTCAATGCACAAATTGAAAATAAGATATCCACAATCAAAGAGAGTTGTCAATTCTCCACAACTCTAGATCTCTTCTCACTCTAGGAATTGAATGAGTGTAAAGTGATTAGTTGAATCTAGGTctaatctagagagagaaaattctAAGTTAAAATGATCTacaaaaatcaaaagtgaagAAAACCCCCCTTCAACCCCGCCAAACATCTCATTTAGAAGCTAGGATCCTGATGCGCGTACGAGTGGCGTACACTCCCTTGTACGCAACCCAATTTTTCACCTCGGACCTAGGTCACGATCGTGACCCACACGTGACCAGGTCTAATTCTCTGTCACGACCCCGTCACGATCGTGAGCGGGGTTCTGCTGCCCTTCTTCGCTTGCACTCTTCCTCGGTAGCTCCAATTCAAGCTCATATGCCATCCTTCATGCTCAAAAACCTTCAAAATAGTGAAGTGTACACATTTATAGGGTTTTGCAACACATTAGCACATTTCAAAGCATTTCCATCCTAAATCACCCCGAAAGGACTCCAAATAAGCATAACACAACCTCGAAATGACCCTTAAAAGTAAGCATCTTTTGTCACTTATcaacactgttgcaaaaatccccgcctacgccgcctaggcacccgcctaggcgctaggcgctcctagaccaaGGCGAGTTGCTCCCTAGGcatccgcctaggtggccggccgcctagcgcctaactcggccgactgggccgaatttggccgagttaactcgcccaactcggcagagttagccgagttaactcgagcaagtcggccttgttaattttattattatatttatatatatttaaatttatttatttatataagtaagagaagtaagagagatatatataatatatataatataatatatgacatacacccacacacatgaattaattttttgtttttatagttcgccgcctagaccgcttaggcgctaggcgctagtctaccgcctgactagcgcctagcgcctactgcaaccatgcttaTCAATGACGTCGGGTTCCAATTTGTCATAAGGACTTATATAGTTGGGAgaagagaaaatgccaaaagagttttaattgggaggggtgaacgatgtcatttatttaaaataataagaataaagataaaaaaaaaagttaaaatgctactagcttattttgataacattaccaaacagggcttataacttattagtaacttaaaataagctataggTTCATAAATAAGCTCCCCCAATAGCTTTTGGAATACATAGAAAAACCAATATTTGATATAaccaagaaaaaaatataattaattgcatTAAAAAATCCGCATGAAATAATACTAATTTGTCTCTGACCATAATGAAGGGTCCACGTGTGTTAGGGAACATTAAGGGCGTGAAATGTGGGTAATGTTTTCTTTAGAGCGGTCagaatgatgagaacaattatatTTGTATTAGAGCAGGACTGCAAGACTCAATGTAAAACATGCTGATGtggatgacccaaacgatcatgccacgtaGACGCCGAAGCACGAGCAGAAAGAAACGCTGAAGGTGAACCAGAAGGAACCGGCAAGGTATAGAGCCCACCGGAACTAATGCCCTGtaaaagaatttccttggtccgaatatccttcacaacaaagaatgaagggtgaaactcaaaaaacacctgattatccgacgcaaagcgctgaacagataataaagaggcagaaaaacggggaacatgtaaaatatgagacaacttaagagacctagaaggcgtagaaatagaagcatgaccCACGTGAATAAAATGACATAAATCGCTCACAACTAAACTTGCTTGATGCCTCTTCATCCAGGTAAGGATTATCTTTTTGAGTTCTGATGTACTTTTAGTCCCTTCAGTATAATATCCAACTTTGGTTAGTTCTCACTTCTCAGCCTGTCTTCCAAATCTACTTTAACCTTATAACCAAGTGTTTATAATAACCCTCATGAAGATTAAAGATTACAGCATATCAAACAAATTCATGTCTTACATTctatcatacatatatatacatgccaTGCATCACAAAAAACCATTGGATCGAAGAAAAGCAGCCGCCGCCATTTGCTGGTTGGCACACCTCGTCGTGGTTACATGGAAAAACGCCAGGAATTTGAGAAGCTAAATACCAAAAAGGGACCTTTCAATGCACTTAGGAGTGTGAAGGAGAGAGGTTAGTAAAAGATCTCCCTGTTATGAGAACCGAATCTGTTCTCTACTTGGCAGAATACCAGTTTTGAGCACATTTCGCATCAACTGATAGCCCAACTCTGAGAAAATTCTTCCCGTCAAACGGATTGGACATGCAGTGAACTACAATAGCCTTGGCTTCCTCGGCTGACTCTGTTGGCCCTTCAAGAATTACTTCATCGTGAACCTACTCGCAATACCAAAACGACAAACTCAGAAAATAGTGAATTACACACATCCAGGTGAAAACACAATTAGATACTGCCAGTTACCAGTGTCTAAGTAATGAAAgagcatatattatataatacgcAGCACTAGCTGCTATATTCCATTACAAATTTCATTCTGATTTCCCGAATCCAGGAAGTTTATGGGGGATTTTCGTTCTTTAAAAGGGGAGGGATGGAATGGTTGGAGTAAATGAAGTAACCTGTAAAAGCAATTTCCAGCCAAGCTCCTTCAATCGTGGGTTCTTTGATATTTCGAGCATGGCGCACATTGCAACATCCGCAGCACTTCCCTGTTGAAGAGACAATGCATGTTACTTCACAGGGACCAAGACTACTTTCCCTAaacacatgcatgcatacgATTTCTCCGGCCCCAAAAAATATGTGCACAGAATAGACCTCAGACAAGCCAAAATAAATCCTACTTGGGTTGGGAACAAAAAACAGAAGTAAACAGGATGAAAGGGAGAGAGTGGAGATTAACACAAAGACCTGCACTGGAGTATTGATGGCAGCTCGTTCAATGTGGCCTTTCAGAAAGCTGCTTGCTTTTTTCAGTGAAGGGAACCAGCGTGCTCGTCCTAAGAGTGTGTAAACACATCCAAATTGATGTGCTTCAGATTTACGTTGTTCTTGCCAAGATAATACTTCCTTTCTGTCACTATACCAGCGATCAACTGTTTCTTTGGCTTCCTTCACAGATACCTGTTTGTGAATAATGTGTGATTGGTGATTATCCAGTAACACAAACCAAATAAAGCAGGAAATCCACTCATCCCTTTTGTTCTAAACAACCAAGGTTACCTTCCAATCCCGAGCAAGCCCCACTACAGTTTTTCCATATGCAATGGAAAAATTAAGCATCTTCGCTTTCCTTCTTTCAGAGGCAAAAGCATCCTATAccaaaaaaatatgattttgttaataaaagaaAACCATAATGGTACTTGTATCAAAAGTCTGTACATTATGCAATGCAAAATAGTCAAGGAATAAAATACAAGTAAAAAACAATCACTCCTATTTCCCCCTGAATGTTATTTCCTCCATCCCATTTTTATTGGCCCATTTGACAATAATTAGTTCAATACATTTGCAACTACTCGAGTAAAATATTCCTAAAGTACCCTCAGTTGTTTAAAcaccttgttggcatcatatgTCCTTTGGAAATTTGGAAGTGGACATTTTCTTACGGACCAATAAAAATGGAAATGTGGCCAATAAACCAGGCCAGAGGAAGTATCATATCTCAGTCATCTCAGAATATATGTACTTTCCTCAGACCAGATATTTTGACATTGTTCATTCAATCATTCTTCTCGAGTATCATAACCAACATCAGTAGTAAAtacatattacatttttcttgtCATACTATCAACATTATATTCCACATTGATATCCAGCAACTTTAAGGTTAACCgcttatattataaatatagtgCCCTATCAGCCCAAAAGAGGGAAAAGGCAGATACTCAACCAACATGAGACATCATGCCACATGCTTTTAAGGAACTACACATagaaaagacaagaatagaaaaTTATGCTGCCTGAAAGACAAATCAACCAACAGACTGTTTGCACCAAACCTTTAGTAAAGGAACTGGTGGCTTGTCTTCACCAGGCTGAGGGTCCCACTCTAGGAGAACATGCTTTTGTTCAACTGCTTCTCGTATGTGTGGATACATGTTTAAAGCAGTCCTTGAATGGAAGTCTCCACCAGCTTCAAAGGCAGCCAGCATGCTCTTACAATTCGCAAGGTGTGCAAGAATCCTAAGTTCCAACTAATCAACAAAGGAAAACAAACATTTGTGAGACACAACAACAGgaattattatactaataaaaaCAGTTGGAAATCAAAATCACCTGCCCATAATCAGCAACAATTAAGGAATTCCCAGGTGCAGCGATGAATGCCTGACGAATTTTATACCTGTCTTTTTCTAAAGCAGGCTGGTTCTGCATCAcaggaaaatatattttagCAGTTACAAACCTTAAGAGTCAAATGAAAATAGATAACTAGAAAATGCTACCATGTAGGTAGACACCTAACAGATTGCATGTACTGGCTCAAAATATGGCAGATGATAGTCAAGAGAAGTTCATGTTTATTTGCAACTCAGGCTATATTTTGGTATTATTGAGCTATGGAATACAAAATTGccgacacacacacacacacagaaaataataataagaataacaacaacaacaacaacaacaacaaaatattgccgacacacacacacacacacacacacacacaaaataacaacaacaacaacaacaacaacaataataataagggaaaattgcactttttgtccctaagttatagggtaattgtagaattcgtccttGAGTATCAGTCATGCTCTCTTTTCATCCCTaatgagttatactaaaattgcaaatttcgtccctaatgttttattagtaaagggaaGAAAAGTGCAACATTACTGATAACTTAGTGACAAAAAGTGAGCTTGACCAACACTcggggacgaattctacaattaccctataacttagggacgaaaagtgcaattttccctaatagtaataataataccacATCATCTAAGTCTTAATTGCATCAAGCTGTAGGATTTTTAGATTTCATTccaaagagttttttttttagtactactgactctattacaacaTAGTATTTgtccatacatactttctcaacctattgaagcacaaagagtcaatgccccCAATGGGTTTGAACctgtgacctcccatttgggagagccaCAGAGGTGTCATTGAGCTACAAGCTACTTGGCAAATGACATCATTTCAAGTGCCAAACGCATAATCATGATGATATTCAAGAACACTACCTATATAAGTAATCTCATAAAGATTTGAATCTTATGTAGGAAAAACCTGCAAATTTGGCCTCCTTGCTGACAAGCGCCCAGTTTCAGTATTTATATTCAGTGAACAGTGGATGCGCCCATTCTTGCCTGATACCTCACCGCCCTAGGAGACAGAAAACAACATCAAAATTAAATGCTTCAGGCTATAGAATCAGACATTGAAACATCAAAAGTCAATATTACACAGGAAAGAGGTACTCATTACCACAACCAACAAAATTTAGAGAATCTTTGGTGAATTTGTACTTGGAGTTCAATGTTTGTATCTCTACTTTAGATAATTAATTATCTGTAATGAACCAAATGTGTTGCGTGCGATACTTTGTCACATATATATGTCATGATTTATGAACCTAACTATGTATGAGATGAAGTAAAATAGAAATGTAGGCCATATTAAggaatattatataaattaacacTTAGTCGTTTCCTCCTGAAATTGTTCTACATGCAAAGATTAAGTTTGAACTAGTGGCCAAGTGCTCACCCCTTGGTCTCCATCCCATACACTCAACCCCTCTTGGAAAGCCTTGTGCATTGGGTCCAACATTTTTAAGAACTATATGAAATGTCTTAGAAAACAATAATTGCATATGAATTTGATTAAGTCAAAAACAATACACTCAAGCATATCCTAGTATATGATAATTTAGGCAAAACTTCATTTAGCCTTCTAATTTAGAAATGCCAAAGTAAATCACCTGCAAAGGAAGGATGAAGTTTGAAATTAGAGAGTCTATAGAGCAATTTTCACATAAAGAGGCAATGGCATGGCAGGCCTCAATTCCTTCTTTTCCACCCCCAAATGCCTTATAAGCTGTTCCATACCCTGAAGCCTCTGGCTCTGTACAGGGTGCTTCATTATTAGCCACAGACAGCCCATCAGAGCTTGAAGCAGACACTTCTTCCACATTGTCATCTGCTTCACTCATGATTTCAAAATCAGCAGAAATTTTCCCAGCGAGAGCCTTTAAAGCATCTCCACTAACCGATGGCCAGCCACTAGCAGTGTACAAATCAGTCTCGATGTGGTCACCAATCTTATGAAGAGTGATCTTACGAAATTTTGATGGAGCCTTCTTGCCTTCTTCAATTATATTCTCAACGTTGGGAACTTTGAAATCCCTCTTATTTCCAAGACTCTCATTAGGGTCCTTTCTGCAtgcaaaagaaaggaaatcaaaTGTAAAAGGGACATGAAGATTCAGGAAAAGAAGAAATGtgaaaaaaatccaaagtgatTACAGAGTAAAATTAACACAAAAATAGATGAGAAAAATATTCCTTTTATCAACAGATATATTTTAAAGAAGCCCCATACCTGTTCAGAGTGCCCCCAAAAAAGAGCTGACGCAACTGTGCATCACTACCCACATTCATGTATTTTGCATCAGGGCAGTGCTTAGATGCCCAGTTGCGAAACCTTTTAGAAGCAATCTCCTGCTCCGCTTTAGCCACTTTCTCCAACTCAGCAAGATAGGCACGATCAACCAGCATGCCCTCAGTTTCCATATGAACTAGAAGCTCACCAAATGGAAGCCAGTATCTCTCATAAAAGTTAAGCATGTTCCCTTTATAAAATCCATCAAGCTTCCAGACCCTCTTAGTGAGTTTAACTTTCAAACTTTCATAAAGCATCAACGTGCTTATGGAATCTAACGCTGAGTAACAAATCCATGATTTGCGCTCCACTCTTTGCAGCTCTTCAACAGAAGGAATGATGTCGACTTTACCTTCTGTTCCATCTTTCTTCAGCTTTTTTCTGCCAAATATAGTTTTCATTGACACTTTACCTAACAGCTCTTCACCAGGGGACACTCTTGCATCACACATGACAAAGCGATCACCTGTAAGTGCCTCAAGGGAATAGCCTCCCTCTGTTCGTCTAGAGGAATCCCATAATCGAGCCATGTGCATTGTATCAGCATGAAACCCAGAAACTTTAAATCCATAGTTCTCTATGATGTGGCAATCAAAGCTATAGTTGTGCCATACCTACAGAAAGCACGGGGTATTTTATCATATAACTGTTAAAGGTGCAATATGGATAAAGGATTCTCCTACCACCTCTATGGATTTACCTTTTTAATTGATGGGTCTTCAAAAAATGGAGCGAATTCTACTAAAATATCCTTCCCACCACCATCAAGGACATCTACCCAGACACAAGTTTTTCCATTTCCAAAATCAGCATCAGGTCCAGAATAAATGCTGAAGCATGTAATTTCTCCATGACCAACTGGTGTTTCTTGCTTAACATCAATCTTGGCTACCTATTAATTGTTAGTAAACAGATGAATAAGTTCAGAAATgggtataaattattattttcattttgtaaGTGGTTCAAAACATAAATAACTACACACAAAGTACAGCTTTTATTTCcttcatatatgtatgtgtataaaaACATTGATGTAAATTAAGCAGAAGACATGCCTCCGTATCACATGCATGGATGAAATCCCTGAAATCATTTGTAAGCTTACTGACTANCAAGTATGGATAAGCTAGATAAGGCATTATTGGCACTCAGGGTTTTGCAATCTTCTCCGCTGCAAATCACAGTCAATTTGTAACAAGGAAAGGCAACTTCAGTATTGACATGTTCAAGACCAAATTGCACAAGCCATGAATTTGGCAGTAAACTTGCATAATTCTTTTTGTTCTGTTCTTATCCTTCTCTTGTAAATGAATTTGGCAGTAAACTTGCATAATGCACATTATTAAATATGccctttcaaattttaaatttatcagtCATCCACATTCCCAAATTAAGAGCACACATACACAAATAAAGACTCAGAAGTGCcccccaaataaataaatacaatatcaCTGACTAAAAGTATTAGTAGGTTACCAGAATTTCAAGAAAAAGATACCATCAGTCATCTACATTCCCAAACTAAGAAAATGTATAGAGAAAAAATCTAGACAACAAAAGTGCAATAAAGTATCAAAATTGGCAGAAAAAAGATACCAAATGCTTTCTCCTTCTCACAGACATTTGGTATACAAGAACACTAAAAGcaagaaatttttaaaacaagCTACCTTATCCATATAtgaaaacaaaagtaaataaataaatagaaggTCCAAAATGACTTGAAACAAAGTTTGAGAGGAACGAGCAGAACTAAGGCATTAGGGAATAAAACGAAAACGAACCTGTGACAGGCTTTTGGCGAGGAGTGAGAAGTAGAGAAAGAGCGAGGGCAAAAACAGAAGTATCTATTAGGGGCAAAAGAGGAACGTTTAACAGGGGTAGCGGTCTGGGTGGAGAAGACCATTACTGCCATGGCCTCGGAGCTCACTACTGCCATGGCCTCGGAGGCTGCTCGGCCTACAAGCTTCCTGGAGAGAGGAGAAGCGGCCGTTTTGATACACCTATGCTTTCAACGCTTCAccgtataaaaacaaaaaaatggatTGCAAGGCCAAAGGTTGCCGTCGTCGACCCCTGCACCGTAGAGTCGTAGAGAACCTACACCGTCCAACGAAACTACGAAGAGCAGAGAGAACCAACCGCCCACCGCCGCGACGTAGCCCGTCGTCCTCACTGCCGCCGGCGAACCAAACCTAGCAGAACCCTGACGGTGTATTGGTGTCAGTATAATGCTATATAATGTTTTGACTTGTATCCCATCAAAACAGATTTATATAGGCAAGAGTCTAGTTAAATAATTATACTagttattttttctcaaaaaaaaattactattaattatttagtaCAATCAAACCAACCTGGGGgccttaatatataatatataatttataattatatattattaggaaaaattttacattaaaatcAAACGAAAGGGTTTTATTAGGGTTTATTCGTTGTGATAGTGAAGGGATGGTAATTAAGGCTGTCAAAATGGGCCAAAGcccgcgggctggcccgcacccGTCCCGCGGTTGAGGCGGGTTAGGGTTATGAAAAAATAGGCCCGCGAAAatgcgggcctaatggggcgggccaAAATTGACCCGTGACCCGCGCAGGCTAACCCGTGCGGGCTGGCCCGCGAgctaagtaaaatatatatatatatttatttatttatttatttatttattaaatactCCTAATCCTAAACTTAATCCACCCAACATATTTAATAATGTTTTGAAATGAAATATTGTTTTGTGACCGACaaacccactatattttttaaatatatattattatatatatatatatatatatatatatatatatatatattcacattcaCATTCTGTGAATATATATGTTGGACAGTCACACACTGTCCAACATATAAATTCACAGAATGTGAATANCAAGTATGGATAAGCTAGATAAGGCATTATTGGCACTCAGGGTTTTGCAATCTTCTCCGCTGCAAATCACAGTCAATTTGTAACAAGGAAAGGCAACTTCAGTATTGACATGTTCAAGACCAAATTGCACAAGCCATGAATTTGGCAGTAAACTTGCATAATTCTTTTTGTTCTGTTCTTATCCTTCTCTTGTAAATGAATTTGGCAGTAAACTTG includes:
- the LOC116001174 gene encoding DNA polymerase I A, chloroplastic/mitochondrial-like, which codes for VSKLTNDFRDFIHACDTEVAKIDVKQETPVGHGEITCFSIYSGPDADFGNGKTCVWVDVLDGGGKDILVEFAPFFEDPSIKKVWHNYSFDCHIIENYGFKVSGFHADTMHMARLWDSSRRTEGGYSLEALTGDRFVMCDARVSPGEELLGKVSMKTIFGRKKLKKDGTEGKVDIIPSVEELQRVERKSWICYSALDSISTLMLYESLKVKLTKRVWKLDGFYKGNMLNFYERYWLPFGELLVHMETEGMLVDRAYLAELEKVAKAEQEIASKRFRNWASKHCPDAKYMNVGSDAQLRQLFFGGTLNRKDPNESLGNKRDFKVPNVENIIEEGKKAPSKFRKITLHKIGDHIETDLYTASGWPSVSGDALKALAGKISADFEIMSEADDNVEEVSASSSDGLSVANNEAPCTEPEASGYGTAYKAFGGGKEGIEACHAIASLCENCSIDSLISNFILPLQGGEVSGKNGRIHCSLNINTETGRLSARRPNLQNQPALEKDRYKIRQAFIAAPGNSLIVADYGQLELRILAHLANCKSMLAAFEAGGDFHSRTALNMYPHIREAVEQKHVLLEWDPQPGEDKPPVPLLKDAFASERRKAKMLNFSIAYGKTVVGLARDWKVSVKEAKETVDRWYSDRKEVLSWQEQRKSEAHQFGCVYTLLGRARWFPSLKKASSFLKGHIERAAINTPVQGSAADVAMCAMLEISKNPRLKELGWKLLLQVHDEVILEGPTESAEEAKAIVVHCMSNPFDGKNFLRVGLSVDAKCAQNWYSAK